In the genome of Neisseria lactamica, the window GCTTGTGGGTCAAACCGGTATAGAACAAAATACGTTCTGTCGTCGTGGTTTTACCCGCATCGATATGGGCGGAAATACCGATGTTGCGGTACAGGCTGATCGGGGTCTTACGAGCCATTTTGTTAGCCTTTCGATATTAGAAACGGAAGTGAGAGAATGCTTTGTTGGCTTCAGCCATGCGGTGTACTTCTTCACGTTTTTTCAACGCACCGCCACGGCCTTCAGCCGCATCAATCAATTCGCCTGCCAAACGCAGATCCATAGATTTCTCACCACGTTTACGGGCCGCATCACGAACCCAACGCATTGCCAAAGCCAGACGACGTGAAGGACGAACTTCAACAGGAACTTGGTAGTTTGCACCACCTACACGGCGGCTTTTCACTTCCACGATAGGTTTGGCGTTTGCAATGGCTTCGTTAAATACTTCGATTGCTGCTTTGCCGGTTTTTTTCTCAATTTGCTCCAGGGCACCGTAAACGATACGTTCTGCAACAGATTTTTTACCGTCAATCATCAATACGTTCATGAATTTAGTCAGCTCGACGCTGCCGAATTTAGGATCTGGCAGTACGTCGCGCTTAGGGACTTCTCTACGTCTTGGCATTTTAATTTCCTTTAATCTATTCAGTCGGGTCAATTCCCATGAATACCCAATTGAGTATTCACTTACTCGGCCGTTGTTCAGCTTAGGCGGCCGACGTGCCTATTTGAGTCCCTATAATTATTTAGGACGCTTAGCACCGTATTTGGAACGGGCTTGTTTACGGTCTTTAACACCTGCAGTATCCAAAGAACCGCGTACAGTGTGGTAACGCACACCCGGCAAGTCTTTTACACGGCCGCCGCGAATCAGTACGACGCTGTGCTCTTGCAGGTTGTGGCCTTCGCCGCCGATGTATGAAATGACTTCAAAACCGTTGGTCAGGCGGACTTTACATACTTTACGCAATGCAGAGTTAGGTTTTTTAGGGGTAGTCGTGTATACACGGGTGCACACGCCGCGTTTTTGCGGGCAGGCTTCCAGTGCGGGCACTTTGTTTACGTACACAGGCTTTTGACGGCCTTTGCGTACCAATTGGTTGATAGTTGGCATATTTTCTCGTCCTGTTGAGTTAAATACTTGCCGACACCATGTCGGCAAGAGTGGAATTATATTTTTATTGCAAACACTTAGTCAAGCAAAACATTGTTCCCGTTTTATTATTTTTCTTTTTCCGGATAAAGGCTTAAGCCTGCACAATCCATGTAAAATGCCGTCTGAAGCCTTCAGACGGCATTTTAGGCAAACGATTGTTACCAAACGGTACTTTCCATTTCATCGGTCGGGCGCATTTCATCTTCGATGGTCGATTTGATGGACTTGCTTCAACCGGGAGATAATGGCTTTATCTGCCAGATCAATGAAGGGGATAATAACAACATCTCCTTCTATGACTCTCCCTCCAATGAGCTATTTGCAGAAATCGAAAAACTAAAATTAATCATAAGCCATCAAAAAGAATTAATCCTGCATAAAGACCAAATGCTGCAACAGAAAACCGATGAAAATGTGCTGTTGAAAGAATTGGTAAGCAGCCTGCGTTCCAAATCAATACGAATGCCGTCTGAAAGAAAAACCGCAGGCTCAAGGCTTGCGGTTTTTTTTATTGAATGAACGCGCCGAAGATTATTCATCCGTTACTTGGGTTTCAGCAGTCTCCTGCCCTACCTCTTGCCATTGTTGATGGCGGCTGCGGTGGTAAGTCAAACCGGTACCGGCAGGAATCAGACGGCCGACGATGACGTTCTCTTTCAGACCGCGCAGCTCGTCTTGTTTGCCCATAATCGCGGCTTCGGTCAGGACGCGGGTCGTTTCTTGGAACGATGCGGCGGAAATGAAGCTGTCGGTGGACAGGGAGGCTTTGGTAATACCCAGCAATACGTTTTCGTAACGTGCCGGTTCTTTGCCTTCTTCCAAAGCTTTTTCATTGGCAGCCATCACATCGCCGCGTTCGACCTGCTCTCCGGTAATGAAGCCGGTTTCGCCGGCATCCGCAATGTTCACACGGCGCAACATTTGACGGATGATGACTTCGATGTGTTTGTCGGAAATCTTCACACCTTGCAGGCGGTAAACCTCTTGCACCTCTTGGACAATGTAGCGTGCCAGTGCTTCGATACCTTGCAGACGCAGAATATCGTGCGGATCGACCGCGCCGTCCACAATGGTTTCGCCTCGGTTTACCACTTGACCGTCGTGTACCAAAATCTGTTTCTCTTTGGAAATCAGGGTTTCGTATGCCACACCGTCCACGTCGGTAATAATCAGACGCTGTTTGCCTTTGGTTTCTTTACCGAAGGAAACGGTACCGGTAATTTCCGCCAACATACCTGCATCTTTCGGCACGCGTGCTTCAAACAACTCGGCAACGCGCGGCAGACCGCCGGTAATGTCGCGGGTTTTGGAAGAGGCTTGCGGGATACGCGCCAATACGTCGCCTTTACCGATTTCCTGACCTTCGCGTACGGTAATCACTGCGCCCACTGGGAACGCCATAGATACCGGAGTAGAAGTACCCGGGATGCAGATTTCCAAACCGTTTTCGTCCAAGAGTTTCACAGTCGGACGCAGCAGTTTGGATGCGCTGCCGGAACGGCGTTTACCGTCAATCACTACCAAAGTGGACAAACCGGTTACATCATCGGTTTGTTTGGCAACGGTAACACCCTCTTCCACGTTTTCGAATTTCACCATACCTGCGTGTTCGGTAATCATCGGACGGGTATGCGGATCCCAAGTTGCCAAGGTTTGACCGGCTTTGATGGCCATACCGTCTTGTACCAGCAGGATGGCACCGTAAGGTACTTTGTGGCGTTCACGTTCACGGCCGATATCGTCATGAATCACGACTTCGCAAGAACGGCCGATGACAACCAATTCGCCTTTGTTGTTGGCGACATAACGCATTTGGCTGCTGAATCGTGCCGTACCGTTGGATTTGGCTTCAACTTGGCTGGCTGCCGCCGCACGGGATGCCGCACCGCCGATGTGGAACGTACGCATGGTCAACTGGGTACCCGGTTCACCGATTGATTGTGCAGCAATCACACCGACTGCCTCACCGGCGTTAACCAGTTTGCCGCGTGCCAAGTCACGACCGTAACAGTGCGCACACAAACCGTGACGGGTTTTACAAGTAATCGGCGTACGGACTTTGACTTCATCGACACCGGATTGGTCAATCATATCCACCAGTTTTTCAGTCAACAACGTACCGGCTTCAACCAATGTTTCGCCGCTTGACGGATCGACAACGTCAGAAGCAGTAACACGGCCCAAAATACGATCGCGCAATGCTTCAATCACATCACCGCCTTGTACGACTGCCTTCATGACAAAGCCGTCTGAAGTGCCGCAATCGTCTTCAACAACGACCAAGTCTTGGGTTACGTCTACCAGACGACGGGTCAGGTAACCGGAGTTCGCGGTTTTCAATGCGGTATCCGCCAAACCTTTACGCGCACCGTGGGTCGCAATAAAGTATTGCAACACGGTCAGACCTTCGCGGAAGTTTGAGGTAATCGGCGTTTCAATAATCGATCCGTCAGGTTTCGCCATCAAACCGCGCATACCGGACAACTGTTTGATCTGAGCCGCAGAACCGCGGGCACCGGAGTCCGCCATCATATAAATGGAGTTGAATGACTCTTGATCGACTTCGTTGCCGTCACGGTCGATAACTTTTTGTTTGGACAAGTTATCCATCATCGCTTTAGCGATTTTATCGCCGGCACGACCCCAAATATCCACTACTTTGTTGTAGCGTTCGCCGTTGGTCACCAAACCTTGACGGTATTGGTCTTCGATTTCTTTAACTTCGGCATTAGCCTCGACCAGCAAGGCTGCTTTTTCTTTTGGAATTTCCATATCGTCAACGGCAATGGAAATACCGCCTTTTGCCGCAAATCCGAAACCGGTGTACATCAGGTGATCGGCAAAGATAACCGTATCGCGCAAGCCGCACAGGCGGAACGATGCGTTAATCAGCTTGGAAATTTCTTTTTTCTTCAATGCCTTGTTGACATACTCAAACGGCAGGCCTTTCGGCAGGATTTCGCTCAACAATGCGCGGCCGACGGTTGTTTCGTAACGGTTAACGACAGGCTCGAATTCTCCGGCTTCGTTTTTCACCCATTCGCGCAGACGTACGGTGATTTTCGTACCCAGCTCGACCTGTTTGGTATGGTATGCACGATGCACTTCTTTCACATCGGCAAACAGGCTGCCTTCGCCTTTGGCATTGATGCGGTCGCGGGTCATGTAGTACAGACCCAATACGATATCTTGAGAAGGTACGATGATTGGTTCGCCGTTGGCCGGAGACAATACGTTGTTTGAAGCCAGCATCAGGGTGCGCGCTTCCATTTGCGCTTCCAAGCTCAATGGAACGTGTACCGCCATTTGGTCACCGTCAAAGTCGGCATTAAATGCGGCACACACCAATGGGTGCAACTGAATCGCTTTACCTTCGATCAGAATAGGCTCAAACGCTTGAATACCCAAACGGTGCAGGGTTGGTGCACGGTTCAGCATAATCGGATGTTCGCGGATGACTTCTTCCAAGATGTCCCATACTTCAGGTACTTCTTGCTCTACCAATTTTTTCGCAGCTTTAACGGTAGAAGCCAAACCTTGTTTTTCCAATTTGTGGAAAATGAACGGTTTGAACAGTTCCAACGCCATTTTTTTCGGCAGACCGCATTGGTGCAGGCGCAGGTATGGGCCTACGGTAATCACGGAACGACCTGAATAGTCCACACGTTTACCCAGCAGGTTTTGACGGAAACGGCCGCCTTTACCTTTAATCATATCTGCCAATGATTTCAACGGACGTTTGTTGGCACCGGTCATGGCTTTACCGCGACGGCCGTTATCCAACAGAGAGTCGACCGCTTCTTGCAACATACGTTTTTCGTTACGAACGATGATGTCGGGCGCGTGCAGTTCCAACAGACGTTTCAGACGGTTGTTGCGGTTGATGACGCGACGGTACAAATCGTTCAAATCGGAAGTGGCAAAACGACCGCCATCCAATGGAACCAACGGACGCAAATCAGGCGGCAATACCGGCAGCACGTCCATAATCATCCATTCCAGCTTCATACCGGAACGGTGGAAGGCTTCCAATACTTTCAAACGTTTGGCGATTTTTTTGATTTTGGTGTCGGATCCGGTCGATTCCAACTCTTGGCGCAGGATTTCGATTTCGCCCGCCACATTCAAGGTACGCAGCAATTCGCGGATACCTTCCGCACCCATTTTGGCATCGAAGTCGTCGCCGTATTCGTCCAGTTTGTTGTAGTAATCGTCTTCAGTCAGCAATTGGCGGCGTTGCAGCGGAGTCATACCGGGGTCGGTTACCACAAATGCTTCAAAGTACAATACGCGCTCGATGTCGCGCAAAGTCATGTCCAGTACCATACCCAAGCGGGAAGGCAGGGATTTCAAGAACCAAATATGGGCAACCGGTGCGGCCAATTCAATGTGGCCCATGCGTTCGCGGCGCACTTTGGACAGGGTCACTTCTACGCCGCATTTTTCACAGGTTACGCCTTTAAATTTCAAGCGTTTGTATTTTCCGCACAAGCATTCGTAGTCTTTGACCGGACCAAAGATTTTGGCGCAGAACAAACCGTCACGCTCAGGTTTGAACGTACGATAGTTGATGGTTTCGGGCTTTTTAACTTCGCCGTAAGACCATGAGCGGATGGTTTCGGGAGAGGCAATACCGATTTTGATGGCATCAAACTCTTCTTCCATGCCGGCAGTTTGCAACGGATTAAATAAATTCAACAAATTCATTTTTGCTCCTTGAAGGAAGTATTTTTACCGCGTGGCGGATTTTCGATATGGATAGAGGTACAGTGTTTTCAGACGGCATTTCGTTTTTAAACATTGTCGGCTGCCCCGCATACCTGCAGAACAGCTCCCCTTATGCCGTCTGAAACCCGTATCAGTAGCGTTCCAAATCGATATCCAAGCCCAGTGAGCGAATCTCTTTGACCAATACGTTGAAGGACTCGGGCATACCGGCATCGATTTTGTGTTCGCCTTTGACGATGTTTTCGTACATTTTGGTACGGCCGTTCACGTCGTCAGACTTCACAGTCAGCATCTCTTGCAGCGTGTAGGCTGCGCCGTATGCTTCCAGTGCCCAAACCTCCATCTCACCGAAACGTTGGCCGCCGAACTGGGCTTTACCGCCCAAAGGCTGCTGGGTAACCAGACTGTACGGGCCGGTAGAACGGGCGTGCATTTTTTCGTCAACCAAGTGGTGCAGTTTCAGATAGTGCATCACACCGACTGTTACCTTGCGGTCAAACGGTTCGCCAGAGCGTCCGTCATACAGCGTGATTTGGGTTTTGCTGTCGTTGAAGCCCAATTTTTCAACTTCAGGATCATCGCTCGGATAAGCCAAATTCAACATTTCGCGGATTTCAGACTCTTTCGCACCGTCGAATACAGGAGAGGCGAAAGATGCGCCTTTGCGCAGGTTGGAAGCCAATTCGATGATTTCTTCATCTGTCAGGCTGTCCAAATCTTCTTTCTTACCGCTGCCGTTGTAGAGTTTGTTCAAGAACTCGCGCAGCTCGCCGGCTTTGCGTTGCTCTTTCAGCATACGGTCGATGCGTTCGCCGATACCTTTTGCCGCCCAACCCAAGTGAACTTCCAAAATCTGACCGATGTTCATACGGGAAGGTACGCCCAACGGGTTCAGTACGATGTCTACCGGACGGCCGTCAGCCATGTACGGCATGTCTTCCACAGGCAGAATGCGCGATACCACACCTTTGTTACCGTGGCGGCCCGCCATTTTGTCCCCGGCTTGCAGACGGCGTTTGATGGCGATAAATACTTTCACCATTTTTTGTACGCCCGGTTGCAGCTCGTCGCCCTGGGTCAGTTTTTTCTTCTTGATCTCATACAACTCATCCGCTTCTTCGCGTTTTTGTTGCAGGCTCAATTTAATCAGTTCCAACTGCTTGGCCAAATCTTCGTCAGCCAGACGGATATCGAACCAATCGTGCTTGCTAGGCAAACCTGCCAGATATTCAGTCGTGATTTCACTGCCTTTAGCCAGCTTCATCGGGCCGCCGTTGGCTTTCTGACCGACAATCATACGCTCGATACGGTCGAATGCGTCGTTGTCGAAAATACGCAACTGGTCGCTCAAATCCAAACGGTAGCGTTTCAACTCGGAATCGATAATGGATTGGGCGCGTTTGTCGCGTTGGATGCCTTCGCGGGTAAAGACTTGAACGTCGATAACCGTACCGCTCATACCGGTAGGCATACGCAATGAAGTATCTTTTACGTCAGACGCTTTTTCGCCGAAGATGGCGCGCAGCAGTTTTTCTTCAGGAGTCAGTTGGGTTTCGCCTTTGGGCGTTACTTTGCCTACCAGCACATCGCCGGCTTCTACTTCTGCACCGATATATACGATGCCGGATTCATCCAAACGGTTTTGCATACGCTCGGACAAGTTCGGAATATCGCGGGTAATATCTTCCGCGCCCAGCTTGGTATCGCGGGCAACGACATTCAATTCCTCAATGTGAATCGAAGTGTAACGATCATCCGCAGCCACTTTTTCTGAAATCAGAATCGAGTCTTCATAGTTGTAACCGTTCCATGGCATGAAGGCGATGGTCATGTTTTGACCCAAAGCCAATTCGCCCAAGTCGGTGGACGCGCCGTCGGCCACCAAGTCGCCGCGTTGCAACACGTCGCCTGCTTTTACAGCCGGACGTTGGTTGATGTTGGTAGATTGGTTAGAACGGGTGAATTTAACCAAGTTGTAAATATCGACACCCACTTCGCCGGCAGTCGCTTCATCATCATGAACACGAACGACGACGCGGTTGGCATCTACATACTCAACCACACCACCTCGGCGGGCAACGATTGCAGTAGCAGAGTCAACGGCAACGGAACGCTCGATACCGGTACCGACCATCGGTTTTTCAGGACGCAGGCAAGGCACTGCCTGACGTTGCATGTTGGCACCCATCAATGCGCGGTTCGCATCATCGTGTTCCAAGAACGGAATCAGGGATGCCGCAACGGATACCACCTGGCCGGTTGCCACGTCCATATATTGGACGCGGTCGGGCGTTGCCATAATGGTTTCGCCTTTTTCACGACAGGTAACCAAATCGCCAATCAGATTGCCGTCTGAATCCAAATCGGCATTCGCCTGTGCAATCACATAGCAGCCTTCTTCGATGGCAGACAAGTAATCGATTTCTTCGGTTACTTTACCATCAACAACACGGCGGTAAGGGGTTTCCAAGAAACCGTAATCATTAGTACGCGCATAAACGGACAATGAGTTGATCAAACCGATGTTCGGACCCTCAGGTGTTTCAATCGGACATACGCGGCCGTAGTGGGTCGGATGCACGTCCCGCACCTCAAAGCCTGCACGTTCGCGGGTCAAACCGCCCGGACCCAACGCAGATACACGGCGTTTATGGGTTACTTCAGACAATGGGTTGGTCTGATCCATAAATTGGCTCAATTGGCTGGAGCCGAAGAATTCTTTAATCGCGGCAGAAACAGGTTTCGCATTAATCAAGTCGTGCGGCATCAAGTTTTCGGATTCTGCTTGGTTCAAACGCTCTTTAACTGCACGTTCCACACGGGCCAAACCACTGCGGAATTGGTTTTCAGTCAACTCACCCACGGAACGAACACGACGGTTGCCCAAGTGGTCGATATCGTCCACTTCGCCGTGACCGTTACGCAGCTCGACCAAAGTCGCAATCGAGGCGACAATATCTTCGACGCTCAGGACATAGCCGCCTTTTTCGGCAGCACCGGCAAACGTTTCGTTCAACAGGCGGCCGTACCAAGAGTTTTGTTGCGCTTCGGACAGTTTTTGTTCGTATGTGCGCGTATTAAATTTCATACGGCCTACGCGGGACAAATCGTAGCTGTCTTCACTGAAGAACAAGCGGTTAAACAATTGCTCGACCGCCTCTTCGGTAGGCGGTTCGCCCGGACGCATCATACGGTAAATCGCAACACGCGCCGCCTGCCGGCCGGCAGTCTCATCCGTGCGCAAAGTGTTGGAGATATAAGCACCCTGATCCAGCTCATTGATATAAAGGGTCGTAATTTCTTTTACGCCGTTGATATCAAATTTGGCCAACAACTCTTCTGTAATTTCATCATTGGCAGAAGCCAATACCTCGCCGGTTTCCGAATCAATCAAATCGGCAGCCAATGCTTTGCCCAGCAGGCTTTCCGGTTCTACATCCAAACGGGTCAGGCCTGCATTGGCAATATCACGGATATTTTTCGCAGTAATGCGCTTACCTTTGGCAACCAATACGTTGCCTTCTTTATCCAAGATATCGACTTTGGCAGTTTCGCCTTTCAGACGGCCTGCGACCAAATCGGTTTGAACACCGTTTGAAGACAAATAGAACGTTTCTTTGTCGTAGAAAATATCCAAGATTTGCTCATTGCCGTAGCCCAAAGCCTTCAACAAAATCGTTACCGGCATTTTACGGCGGCGGTCGATACGGAAATACAGCAAATCTTTCGGGTCAAATTCAAAATCCAACCATGAACCGCGGTAGGGAATGATACGGGCGGAGAATAACAATTTGCCGGAAGAGTGCGTCTTACCTTTGTCATGCTCGAAAAACACACCGGGCGAACGGTGCAACTGAGAAACAATCACACGCTCTGTGCCGTTAATCACAAAAGAACCGCTCGGGGTCATCAACGGAATTTCACCCATATACACTTCGTTTTCACGAACTTCTTTGACAGTCGGCTTAGATGCTTCTTTATCCAAAATCACCAAACGGATACGCGCGCGCAAGGGGGCTGCATAAGTGATTCCGCGCAACTGACATTCGGGAATATCGAACAAAGGCTCGCCCAATGTGTAATGCACAAACTCCAATCGCGCATAACCATTATGGCTCACAATCGGGAAAATAGAATTAAATGCCGCCTGAAGACCGTCATCGGTACGTTTGTCAAAAGCATTTTCCAGCTGCAAAAATTTCGCATAAGAATCAATTTGGGTTGCCAGCAGGAAAGGAACATCCAAGACATTCTCCCGCTTTGCAAAACTCTTGCGGATACGTTTTTTCTCGGTAAACGAATAGCTCATATACACTCCGAAAAGCAATTTTCAATAATAGGCCGTCTGAAAACAACGGTACGCATCAATCTGATATTTACATTTATTTGCAATGATTTGATAAAGACTATGCAAATAAATGTAAACAATACTTAATGCTTATTTTAAGAAGCAAAATAAGGCTGGCAGAAAACTGCCAGCCTTCATAAGAAGCATCAAATTATTTGATTTCGACTTTAGCGCCAGCTTCTTCCAGTTGTTTTTGGATGTCTTCAGCTTCAGCTTTAGAAACACCCTCTTTAATGGTTTTAGGTGCGCCGTCAACGATGTCTTTAGCTTCTTTCAGACCCAAACCGGTAATTGCGCGGACTACTTTAATCACGCCGACTTTTTGATCGCCGGCAGAAGCCAATACTACGTCAAACTCAGTTTTTTCTTCAGCGGCAGCAGCAGGACCAGCAGAACTTGCAACAGCAACAGCAGCAGCAGAAACGCCGAATTTTTCTTCAAAAGCTTTAACCAAGTCGTTTAATTCCATTACGGTCAAAGAACCAACGGCTTCCAAAATGTCTTCTTTAGTAATAGCCATGCTATTTATACTCCAAATATTGTATTAAAAAATAATTGATTAAATGAAACAAAATCGATTAAGCGGCTTCTTCGCCGGCTTTTTTCTCTGCCAAAGCAGCCAAACCGCGCGCAAAGCCAGATACAGGGGCTTGCATAACGAACAACAGTTTGGACAACAGCTCTTCGCGACTTGGAATAGAAGCCAACTCAGCAACCTGAGCAGCGTTCATTACTTCGCCATTGTAAGAACCGGCTTTAACGACAATTTTGTCATCTTTTTTCGCGAATTGGTGCAGCACTTTAGCGGCAGCAACAGCATCTTCAGAAGCAGCGTAAACCAACGGACCGACCATTTGATCGGCCAATTCTGCGAATGAAGTACCTTTCACCGCGCGACGAGCCAGAGTATTTTTCAGAACGCGCAAGTAAACGCCTTCTTTACGCGCATTCGCACGAAGCTCAGTCATACTGGAAACACTGATACCGCGATATTCAGCGACTACGAGGGTTTGAGCGTTAGCAATTGCCGCGCTAATTTCCTCGACTGCCACTTTCTTGGTTTCAATATTGAGACTCAAGGTCTACCTCCCACTGTTTATAAACAGGATACCGAAACGATATCCCACCAGCGCGGTAACCTAAAAAGACATCTTACAAGCAATCTTGCAATGTGTTTCAGGACTACCGTCTGCGTAGGGCAGTTACGATTAAATCTTACGATCCCTACGGTCTTGGACATCTACTTAATTTTAAGTAGC includes:
- the rpoB gene encoding DNA-directed RNA polymerase subunit beta, whose translation is MSYSFTEKKRIRKSFAKRENVLDVPFLLATQIDSYAKFLQLENAFDKRTDDGLQAAFNSIFPIVSHNGYARLEFVHYTLGEPLFDIPECQLRGITYAAPLRARIRLVILDKEASKPTVKEVRENEVYMGEIPLMTPSGSFVINGTERVIVSQLHRSPGVFFEHDKGKTHSSGKLLFSARIIPYRGSWLDFEFDPKDLLYFRIDRRRKMPVTILLKALGYGNEQILDIFYDKETFYLSSNGVQTDLVAGRLKGETAKVDILDKEGNVLVAKGKRITAKNIRDIANAGLTRLDVEPESLLGKALAADLIDSETGEVLASANDEITEELLAKFDINGVKEITTLYINELDQGAYISNTLRTDETAGRQAARVAIYRMMRPGEPPTEEAVEQLFNRLFFSEDSYDLSRVGRMKFNTRTYEQKLSEAQQNSWYGRLLNETFAGAAEKGGYVLSVEDIVASIATLVELRNGHGEVDDIDHLGNRRVRSVGELTENQFRSGLARVERAVKERLNQAESENLMPHDLINAKPVSAAIKEFFGSSQLSQFMDQTNPLSEVTHKRRVSALGPGGLTRERAGFEVRDVHPTHYGRVCPIETPEGPNIGLINSLSVYARTNDYGFLETPYRRVVDGKVTEEIDYLSAIEEGCYVIAQANADLDSDGNLIGDLVTCREKGETIMATPDRVQYMDVATGQVVSVAASLIPFLEHDDANRALMGANMQRQAVPCLRPEKPMVGTGIERSVAVDSATAIVARRGGVVEYVDANRVVVRVHDDEATAGEVGVDIYNLVKFTRSNQSTNINQRPAVKAGDVLQRGDLVADGASTDLGELALGQNMTIAFMPWNGYNYEDSILISEKVAADDRYTSIHIEELNVVARDTKLGAEDITRDIPNLSERMQNRLDESGIVYIGAEVEAGDVLVGKVTPKGETQLTPEEKLLRAIFGEKASDVKDTSLRMPTGMSGTVIDVQVFTREGIQRDKRAQSIIDSELKRYRLDLSDQLRIFDNDAFDRIERMIVGQKANGGPMKLAKGSEITTEYLAGLPSKHDWFDIRLADEDLAKQLELIKLSLQQKREEADELYEIKKKKLTQGDELQPGVQKMVKVFIAIKRRLQAGDKMAGRHGNKGVVSRILPVEDMPYMADGRPVDIVLNPLGVPSRMNIGQILEVHLGWAAKGIGERIDRMLKEQRKAGELREFLNKLYNGSGKKEDLDSLTDEEIIELASNLRKGASFASPVFDGAKESEIREMLNLAYPSDDPEVEKLGFNDSKTQITLYDGRSGEPFDRKVTVGVMHYLKLHHLVDEKMHARSTGPYSLVTQQPLGGKAQFGGQRFGEMEVWALEAYGAAYTLQEMLTVKSDDVNGRTKMYENIVKGEHKIDAGMPESFNVLVKEIRSLGLDIDLERY
- the rpoC gene encoding DNA-directed RNA polymerase subunit beta', coding for MNLLNLFNPLQTAGMEEEFDAIKIGIASPETIRSWSYGEVKKPETINYRTFKPERDGLFCAKIFGPVKDYECLCGKYKRLKFKGVTCEKCGVEVTLSKVRRERMGHIELAAPVAHIWFLKSLPSRLGMVLDMTLRDIERVLYFEAFVVTDPGMTPLQRRQLLTEDDYYNKLDEYGDDFDAKMGAEGIRELLRTLNVAGEIEILRQELESTGSDTKIKKIAKRLKVLEAFHRSGMKLEWMIMDVLPVLPPDLRPLVPLDGGRFATSDLNDLYRRVINRNNRLKRLLELHAPDIIVRNEKRMLQEAVDSLLDNGRRGKAMTGANKRPLKSLADMIKGKGGRFRQNLLGKRVDYSGRSVITVGPYLRLHQCGLPKKMALELFKPFIFHKLEKQGLASTVKAAKKLVEQEVPEVWDILEEVIREHPIMLNRAPTLHRLGIQAFEPILIEGKAIQLHPLVCAAFNADFDGDQMAVHVPLSLEAQMEARTLMLASNNVLSPANGEPIIVPSQDIVLGLYYMTRDRINAKGEGSLFADVKEVHRAYHTKQVELGTKITVRLREWVKNEAGEFEPVVNRYETTVGRALLSEILPKGLPFEYVNKALKKKEISKLINASFRLCGLRDTVIFADHLMYTGFGFAAKGGISIAVDDMEIPKEKAALLVEANAEVKEIEDQYRQGLVTNGERYNKVVDIWGRAGDKIAKAMMDNLSKQKVIDRDGNEVDQESFNSIYMMADSGARGSAAQIKQLSGMRGLMAKPDGSIIETPITSNFREGLTVLQYFIATHGARKGLADTALKTANSGYLTRRLVDVTQDLVVVEDDCGTSDGFVMKAVVQGGDVIEALRDRILGRVTASDVVDPSSGETLVEAGTLLTEKLVDMIDQSGVDEVKVRTPITCKTRHGLCAHCYGRDLARGKLVNAGEAVGVIAAQSIGEPGTQLTMRTFHIGGAASRAAAASQVEAKSNGTARFSSQMRYVANNKGELVVIGRSCEVVIHDDIGRERERHKVPYGAILLVQDGMAIKAGQTLATWDPHTRPMITEHAGMVKFENVEEGVTVAKQTDDVTGLSTLVVIDGKRRSGSASKLLRPTVKLLDENGLEICIPGTSTPVSMAFPVGAVITVREGQEIGKGDVLARIPQASSKTRDITGGLPRVAELFEARVPKDAGMLAEITGTVSFGKETKGKQRLIITDVDGVAYETLISKEKQILVHDGQVVNRGETIVDGAVDPHDILRLQGIEALARYIVQEVQEVYRLQGVKISDKHIEVIIRQMLRRVNIADAGETGFITGEQVERGDVMAANEKALEEGKEPARYENVLLGITKASLSTDSFISAASFQETTRVLTEAAIMGKQDELRGLKENVIVGRLIPAGTGLTYHRSRHQQWQEVGQETAETQVTDE
- the rplJ gene encoding 50S ribosomal protein L10; its protein translation is MSLNIETKKVAVEEISAAIANAQTLVVAEYRGISVSSMTELRANARKEGVYLRVLKNTLARRAVKGTSFAELADQMVGPLVYAASEDAVAAAKVLHQFAKKDDKIVVKAGSYNGEVMNAAQVAELASIPSREELLSKLLFVMQAPVSGFARGLAALAEKKAGEEAA
- the rpsL gene encoding 30S ribosomal protein S12, which gives rise to MPTINQLVRKGRQKPVYVNKVPALEACPQKRGVCTRVYTTTPKKPNSALRKVCKVRLTNGFEVISYIGGEGHNLQEHSVVLIRGGRVKDLPGVRYHTVRGSLDTAGVKDRKQARSKYGAKRPK
- the rpsG gene encoding 30S ribosomal protein S7 gives rise to the protein MPRRREVPKRDVLPDPKFGSVELTKFMNVLMIDGKKSVAERIVYGALEQIEKKTGKAAIEVFNEAIANAKPIVEVKSRRVGGANYQVPVEVRPSRRLALAMRWVRDAARKRGEKSMDLRLAGELIDAAEGRGGALKKREEVHRMAEANKAFSHFRF
- the rplL gene encoding 50S ribosomal protein L7/L12, which translates into the protein MAITKEDILEAVGSLTVMELNDLVKAFEEKFGVSAAAVAVASSAGPAAAAEEKTEFDVVLASAGDQKVGVIKVVRAITGLGLKEAKDIVDGAPKTIKEGVSKAEAEDIQKQLEEAGAKVEIK